A window of the Thunnus albacares chromosome 15, fThuAlb1.1, whole genome shotgun sequence genome harbors these coding sequences:
- the manea gene encoding glycoprotein endo-alpha-1,2-mannosidase, whose product MARFRRKSCITLIALVLLVLIITVVLKSLTPEDSAFSSPVGIELFPDQKNDNQIQRDKKADNKPDQTKMNDSAQSDKDRELEATLRKFPPPNYYLHAFYYTWYGNPKFDGKYIHWDHPQLPHWDFKVAKGYPQGRHIPPDDVGSNFYPALGAYSSKDPSVIEAHMQQLRTAAIGVLAVSWYPPNTKDDNGEPTDDIVPLLLEVAHKYYIKVAFHIEPYKGRDEVNMYANVKYIIEKYGEHPAFFKYRTNNGKLLPLFYVYDSYLMNSEQWAKLLKHTESNSIRDTPYDAIFIALLVEEKHKRDILTAGFDGIYTYFATNGFSYGSTQRNWDSLKAFCEDNNLIFIPSVGPGYIDTSIRPWNFQNTRNRINGKYYETSLSAALEARPDFISITSFNEWHEGTQIETAIPKSSQTVYLDYLPNKPTIYLEITRKWAAIFGGERRRWQE is encoded by the exons ATGGCCAGGTTTAGGCGCAAATCTTGCATCACATTAATCGCTTTGGTGTTGCTTGTACTTATTATAACAGTGGTATTAAAATCACTCACACCAGAGGACTCTGCGTTCAGCAGCCCTGTTGGCATCGAGCTGTTTCCGGACCAAAAGAATGACAATCAGATCCAGAGAGACAAAAAGGCGGATAATAAACCGGACCAGACTAAAATGAATGACTCCGCTCAGTCAGACAAAGATAGAGAACTGGAGGCCACACTGAGGAAGTTCCCTCCTCCCAACTACTATCTCCATGCCTTCTACTACACATGGTATGGAAACCCCAAGTTTGATGGCAAATACATCCACTGGGACCACCCACAGCTGCCACACTGGGACTTCAAGGTGGCAAAGGGGTATCCACAAGGGAGACACATCCCACCTGATGACGTTGGGTCCAACTTCTATCCAGCTTTAGGGGCTTACAGTTCCAAAGATCCCTCCGTTATAGAGGCTCATATGCAGCAGCTGCGCACAGCAGCCATTG GTGTCCTTGCTGTTTCGTGGTACCCTCCTAACACGAAGGATGACAATGGTGAGCCAACAGATGACATTGTGCCTTTGCTGCTGGAAGTGGCACATAAATACTATATTAAG gtaGCTTTTCACATTGAACCATACAAAGGAAGAGATGAAGTCAATATGTACGCTAATGTCAAATACATCATTGAAAA ATACGGAGAGCACCCTGCCTTCTTCAAGTACAGGACAAACAACGGCAAGCTTCTTCCACTCTTCTACGTGTACGACTCCTATCTGATGAACTCGGAGCAATGGGCCAAactgctgaaacacacagaaagtaACAGCATCAGGGATACACCGTATGACGCCATCTTCATCGCCCTGCTGGTTGAGGAGAAACATAAGAGAGATATCCTGACTGCAGGGTTTGACGGTATCTATACCTACTTTGCTACTAACGGGTTTTCCTATGGGTCCACTCAGCGGAACTGGGACTCTCTTAAAGCTTTCTGCGAAGATAATAACCTGATATTCATTCCAAGTGTGGGTCCGGGCTACATCGACACAAGCATTCGACCCTGGAACTTCCAAAACACTCGAAACCGCATCAACGGGAAATATTACGAGACCTCACTGAGTGCTGCATTAGAAGCCAGACCTGATTTTATCTCTATAACATCTTTTAATGAATGGCACGAGGGGACTCAAATTGAAACGGCTATTCCCAAATCAAGCCAAACTGTTTATCTGGACTACCTGCCCAATAAACCAACCATTTACCTGGAGATTACTCGCAAATGGGCTGCCATATTTGGTGGTGAGCGCAGAAGATGGCAGGAATGA